A stretch of Episyrphus balteatus chromosome 2, idEpiBalt1.1, whole genome shotgun sequence DNA encodes these proteins:
- the LOC129909671 gene encoding ketimine reductase mu-crystallin-like: protein MTSPVFISYNEVKNILTSSMIKESVEEAFKSVVVSKGNNQDHPYAYQCPRIRTSSHNVNGILLTMPGCISNHKVTLPNGERKTFETLACKLITRSPKNNQLTPQLPNVLANILLFDEQTGQLKCVMDGKYITVWRTVAASLVATKFLYFGRKNVNASNGVTLAIVGCGVQGESHALEMFRVFSTIRECVSNADIIVTCTRTVEPILHLNMLKKDVHINAVGAAPGGKHYCELGQDIYDIAPVYVDSLNGAKTDLADLKTNIVCAVGEVILGVGKCPEKGISVFQSLGMAVEDAAVAQAVFQYRKNKQTKSRL, encoded by the exons atgactTCACCTGTTTTCATATCGTACaatgaagttaaaaatattttgactagTTCAATGATCAAAGAATCAGTTGAAGAAGCATTTAAATCGGTTGTTGTGAGTAAAGGCAATAATCAAGATCATCCCTACGCCTATCAATGTCCTAGAATTCGAACTTCGTCACATAATGTCAACGGAATTCTATTAACTATGCCAGGATGTATTAGCAATCATAAAGTTACTCTACCAAATGGCGAACGCAAAACATTCGAAACTTTAGCATGTAAATTGATTACGCGATCGCCGAAAAATAATCAACTTACACCACAATTGCCAAATGTCCTTGCTAATATCTTGCTTTTTGATGAACAAACTGGACAATTGAAGTGTGTTATGGACGGAAAATATATTACTGTTTGGAGAACAGTTGCAGCGTCTCTCGTAGCAactaagtttttatattttggaagaaaaaatgtAAATGCATCTAATGGAGTAACCTTGGCTATTGTCGGTTGTGGAGTTCAAGGCGAAAGTCATGCTTTAGAAATGT TCAGAGTGTTTTCAACAATCAGAGAATGTGTTTCAAATGCTGATATTATCGTTACTTGTACTCGAACAGTTGAACCTATACTACACTTGAATATGTTGAAAAAAGATGTACACATCAATG CTGTTGGAGCAGCACCTGGCGGCAAGCATTACTGTGAACTTGGTCAAGACATTTATGATATTGCTCCTGTATACGTCGACAGTTTGAATGGAGCGAAAACAGATCTTGCTGATTTGAAAACCAATATTGTGTGTGCGGTGGGTGAAGTTATACTTGGTGTTGGCAAGTGTCCAGAGAAAGGGATTTCAGTGTTTCAGTCATTGG gAATGGCCGTAGAAGATGCTGCCGTAGCTCAAGCTGTTTTTCAATACAGGaaaaataagcaaacaaaaagtAGATTATAA
- the LOC129911153 gene encoding ketimine reductase mu-crystallin-like: protein MASPVFITNDQVKSVLTWPLVHESIEEAFKSVVVRKDKSLKDQDQPNAQQKAKVRTSTPNNGASLATMPGYIGNHKVTLESGDRKTFQTLACKLVTRSPNNIHLKPPIPRILANILLFDEQTGQLECVMDGTLITAWRTASASVVATKYLYFGRKNVNPSDGVTLALIGCGVQGESHALGMCTEFKVNEIRLLNRTASKAVELSAQLDTARKTFVNPNPIVTVCPTIGECFSDADIVVTSTQTEEPLVHLEMLKKDVHINGEYRDLDSIQILIKNFLSAVGASVNSYSELGQDIYDVAPVYIEYWAGAKADLADLKTNIVCEVGEVILGSGKCPENGISVFHSMGMAVEDAAVVQAVYQNLKKK, encoded by the exons atggctTCTCCTGTTTTTATAACAAACGATCAAGTTAAAAGTGTTTTAACTTGGCCATTGGTCCATGAATCAATCGAAGAAGCATTTAAATCAGTTGTTGTAAGGAAAGACAAATCTTTGAAAGATCAAGATCAACCCAATGCTCAACAAAAAGCTAAAGTTCGAACATCGACACCCAATAACGGTGCATCTCTCGCTACTATGCCAGGATATATTGGCAATCATAAAGTAACTCTTGAATCAGGTGATCGTAAAACATTCCAAACTTTAGCATGTAAATTAGTCACGAGGTCACCCAACAATATTCATCTCAAACCACCAATTCCACGCATACTTGctaatattttgctttttgaTGAACAAACTGGACAGTTAGAGTGTGTTATGGACGGAACACTAATAACTGCCTGGAGAACAGCTTCAGCTTCTGTTGTAGCCACAAAGTATTTgtattttggaagaaaaaatgttaatccttCTGACGGAGTAACCTTGGCGCTAATTGGTTGTGGAGTTCAAGGTGAAAGTCATGCTTTAGGAATGTGTACAGAGTTTAAAGTCAATGAGATTCGTCTATTGAATCGAACAGCTAGCAAAGCTGTCGAATTGTCTGCTCAATTGGATACGGCAAGGAAGACTTTTGTTAATCCAAATCCAATAGTGACAGTATGTCCAACAATTGGTGAATGTTTTTCAGATGCTGATATTGTAGTCACTTCTACACAAACAGAAGAACCTCTGGTACACTTGGAAATGCTTAAAAAAGATGTACACATCAATGGTGAGTATAGAGATCTTGATTCCATTCAAATATtaattaagaattttctttcagCCGTTGGAGCAAGTGTCAATTCTTACAGTGAACTTGGTCAAGACATTTATGATGTTGCTCCTGTATACATTGAATATTGGGCTGGAGCAAAAGCAGACCTTGCTGATTTGAAAACCAATATTGTGTGCGAGGTGGGTGAAGTTATACTCGGTAGTGGCAAGTGCCCAGAGAACGGGATTTCAGTATTTCATTCAATGG gcaTGGCTGTGGAAGACGCTGCTGTGGTTCAAGCTGTTTATCAGaatcttaagaagaaataa
- the LOC129911156 gene encoding ketimine reductase mu-crystallin-like, which produces MASPVFITNDQVKSVLTWPLINESIEEAFKSVVSKDKSSENQDQPYAQQNARARTSTHNNGASLFTMPGYIGNHKVTLETGDRKTFQTLACKLVTMAPNNNQLKPPIPSILANILLFDGQTGQLECVMDGTLITAWRTASASVVATKYLYFGRKNVNPSDGVTLALIGCGVQGESHALGMCTEFKVNEIRLWNRTASKAVELSAQLDTARKTFVNPNPIVTVCPTIGECVSDADIVVTSTQTDEPLLHLEMLKKDVHINAVGASVKHYSELGQNIYDVAPVYIDSWAGAKAELADLKTKIVCEVGEVILGGGKCTEEGISVFQSLGMAVEDAAVAQAVYQNLKKK; this is translated from the exons atggcttctCCCGTTTTTATAACAAACGATCAAGTTAAAAGTGTTTTAACTTGGCCATTGATCAATGAATCAATCGAAGAAGCATTTAAATCAGTTGTAAGCAAAGACAAATCTTCCGAAAATCAAGATCAACCTTATGCTCAGCAAAATGCTAGAGCTCGAACATCAACACACAATAACGGTGCATCTTTGTTTACTATGCCAGGATATATTGGCAATCATAAAGTAACTCTAGAAACAGGTGATCGTAAAACATTCCAAACTTTAGCATGTAAATTGGTCACAATGGCACCGAATAATAATCAACTCAAACCACCAATTCCAAGCATACTTGctaatattttgctttttgaTGGTCAAACTGGACAGTTAGAGTGTGTTATGGACGGAACACTCATAACTGCCTGGAGAACAGCTTCAGCTTCTGTTGTAGCCACAAAGTATTTgtattttggaagaaaaaatgttaatccttCTGACGGAGTAACCTTGGCGCTAATTGGTTGTGGAGTTCAAGGTGAAAGTCATGCTTTAGGAATGTGTACAGAGTTTAAAGTCAATGAGATTCGTCTATGGAATCGAACAGCTAGCAAAGCTGTCGAATTGTCTGCTCAATTGGATACGGCAAGGAAGACTTTTGTTAATCCAAATCCCATAGTGACAGTATGTCCAACAATTGGTGAATGTGTTTCAGATGCTGATATTGTAGTCACTTCTACACAAACAGATGAACCTCTATTACACTTGGAAATGCTTAAAAAAGATGTACACATCAATG CCGTTGGAGCAAGTGTCAAGCATTACAGTGAACTTGGTCAAAACATTTATGATGTTGCTCCTGTGTACATTGACTCTTGGGCTGGAGCAAAAGCAGAACTAGCTgatttgaaaaccaaaattgtttgcGAGGTGGGTGAAGTTATACTTGGTGGTGGCAAGTGTACAGAGGAAGGGATTTCAGTATTTCAGTCATTAG GAATGGCTGTGGAAGACGCTGCTGTGGCTCAAGCTGTTTATCAGAaccttaaaaagaaataa